In one window of Sardina pilchardus chromosome 23, fSarPil1.1, whole genome shotgun sequence DNA:
- the asb13a.1 gene encoding ankyrin repeat and SOCS box protein 13a.1 isoform X1, which produces MDLTVARRTIMMDLGVWADRTIMHEAASQGRVLQLKQLIDSGSNINILTVDNITPLHDACMHGNAQCVRLLLQAGAEVEIRNIHGSTALCHACAGGNVECVRLMLEYGAKVNPTLTALTATPLHEACCRGNVECVKLLISKGARLETYDVHFGTPLHLACAKGHTLCARELLNAGAKVNARSFHNTALHHAADSGSVDLIELLVEFGGNINASDNLNKKPLDYTSPESPARLTLLHFQNCPLSLQQICRIHVRSILATGALIVLPQLNLSPRILKYLCYE; this is translated from the exons ATGGATTTAACCGTGGCCAGAAGAACTATCATGATGGATCTCG GAGTATGGGCAGACCGCACAATTATGCACGAGGCGGCATCCCAGGGTCGTGTGTTGCAACTGAAACAGCTGATCGACAGTGGAAGCAATATCAATATCTTGACCGTGGATAACATCACACCGCTTCACGATGCGTGCATGCACGGGAATGCGCAGTGCGTGCGTCTACTGCTACAGGCTGGCGCAGAG GTTGAAATAAGGAACATCCATGGTAGCACGGCCCTGTGTCATGCATGTGCAGGAGGCAATGTGGAGTGTGTAAGGTTGATGCTGGAGTATGGAGCTAAAGTCAACCCAACTCTCACCGCCCTCACTGCCACACCTCTACACGAGGCCtgctgtagag GAAACGTTGAGTGTGTGAAGTTGCTCATCTCCAAAGGAGCCCGGCTGGAGACCTATGACGTCCACTTTGGCACACCACTCCATTTAGCCTGTGCCAAGGGACACACACTGTGTGCGCGTGAACTGCTCAATGCAG GAGCTAAAGTGAATGCCAGGAGCTTCCACAATACAGCGTTGCACCACGCTGCTGACTCTGGATCGGTGGACCTCATCGAGTTGCTGGTTGAGTTTGGGGGCAACATAAACGCCAGTGACAACCTGAACAAGAAACCCCTGGACTACACTTCACCAGAGTCCCCAGCCCGCCTGACTCTGCTCCACTTCCAGA actgCCCTCTATCTCTGCAGCAGATATGTAGGATCCATGTGAGGAGTATTTTGGCCACCGGAGCCCTGATAGTCTTGCCCCAGCTCAACTTGAGTCCACgcattttgaaatatctctgctatgaaTGA
- the asb13a.1 gene encoding ankyrin repeat and SOCS box protein 13a.1 isoform X2: MHEAASQGRVLQLKQLIDSGSNINILTVDNITPLHDACMHGNAQCVRLLLQAGAEVEIRNIHGSTALCHACAGGNVECVRLMLEYGAKVNPTLTALTATPLHEACCRGNVECVKLLISKGARLETYDVHFGTPLHLACAKGHTLCARELLNAGAKVNARSFHNTALHHAADSGSVDLIELLVEFGGNINASDNLNKKPLDYTSPESPARLTLLHFQNCPLSLQQICRIHVRSILATGALIVLPQLNLSPRILKYLCYE; this comes from the exons ATGCACGAGGCGGCATCCCAGGGTCGTGTGTTGCAACTGAAACAGCTGATCGACAGTGGAAGCAATATCAATATCTTGACCGTGGATAACATCACACCGCTTCACGATGCGTGCATGCACGGGAATGCGCAGTGCGTGCGTCTACTGCTACAGGCTGGCGCAGAG GTTGAAATAAGGAACATCCATGGTAGCACGGCCCTGTGTCATGCATGTGCAGGAGGCAATGTGGAGTGTGTAAGGTTGATGCTGGAGTATGGAGCTAAAGTCAACCCAACTCTCACCGCCCTCACTGCCACACCTCTACACGAGGCCtgctgtagag GAAACGTTGAGTGTGTGAAGTTGCTCATCTCCAAAGGAGCCCGGCTGGAGACCTATGACGTCCACTTTGGCACACCACTCCATTTAGCCTGTGCCAAGGGACACACACTGTGTGCGCGTGAACTGCTCAATGCAG GAGCTAAAGTGAATGCCAGGAGCTTCCACAATACAGCGTTGCACCACGCTGCTGACTCTGGATCGGTGGACCTCATCGAGTTGCTGGTTGAGTTTGGGGGCAACATAAACGCCAGTGACAACCTGAACAAGAAACCCCTGGACTACACTTCACCAGAGTCCCCAGCCCGCCTGACTCTGCTCCACTTCCAGA actgCCCTCTATCTCTGCAGCAGATATGTAGGATCCATGTGAGGAGTATTTTGGCCACCGGAGCCCTGATAGTCTTGCCCCAGCTCAACTTGAGTCCACgcattttgaaatatctctgctatgaaTGA
- the LOC134071555 gene encoding ankyrin repeat and SOCS box protein 13-like → MQLEVESPRPYFFGDIGCWSERTEVHKAASGGEVTLLQRLIQNGASVNIVAVDSITPLHEAALQGQVECVRLLLDAGAQVDARNTDGSTPLCEACAAGSSDCVQLLLDRGAKVNPALTSRTTTPLMEACISGNAACVKMVIANGACLETFDLYHGTPLHVACTNAHVDCAKAILNAGAKVNAARFHDTALHHAARRGNVDLLEMLVQFGANLYARDKHNHLASHYTKPGTAAHSCMLHYESAPLSLMQQCRICVRRILGTKALKVLPQLDIPPRLINYLAFQ, encoded by the exons ATGCAGCTAGAGGTTGAGAGTCCCCGGCCGTACTTCTTCGGTGATATCG GATGCTGGTCGGAGCGGACCGAGGTTCACAAGGCGGCATCCGGCGGGGAGGTGACTCTCCTGCAGCGGCTCATTCAGAACGGGGCGTCCGTCAATATTGTGGCCGTCGACTCTATTACACCACTGCACGAAGCTGCCCTCCAGGGACAAGTGGAGTGTGTGCGCCTCCTGCTGGATGCAggtgctcag gtagatGCACGAAACACCGATGGCAGCACACCTTTGTGTGAGGCGTGTGCTGCAGGCAGCTCTGACTGTGTACAGCTGCTGCTTGACCGGGGGGCAAAGGTCAACCCCGCCCTTACCTCACGCACCACCACACCTCTGATGGAGGCGTGCATCAGCG GCAATGCTGCGTGTGTGAAGATGGTGATAGCCAATGGCGCGTGTCTGGAGACCTTTGACTTGTACCACGGCACACCCCTGCATGTTGCTTGTACCAACGCACACGTTGACTGTGCCAAAGCTATACTCAatgcag GTGCTAAGGTGAACGCAGCACGGTTTCATGACACAGCACTGCATCACGCAGCCAGGCGTGGCAACGTCGATCTGCTGGAGATGCTGGTGCAGTTTGGGGCGAACTTGTATGCCCGTGACAAACACAACCACCTCGCCAGCCACTACACCAAGCCTGGCACCGCCGCTCACAGCTGCATGCTGCACTAcgaga gcgcTCCCCTTTCCCTGATGCAGCAGTGTAGGATCTGCGTGAGGAGAATCTTGGGTACCAAGGCTCTGAAGGTGCTGCCCCAACTTGACATCCCACCCCGTCTCATCAACTACCTCGCCttccaatga